From the Prunus dulcis chromosome 4, ALMONDv2, whole genome shotgun sequence genome, one window contains:
- the LOC117624071 gene encoding apoptosis inhibitor 5-like protein API5 isoform X2 — protein MTDPSDEAKNIEKLYEFGERLNESKDKSQNVADYQGIIDAAKTSIKAKQLAAQLIPRFFKFFPDLSESAIYTHIDLIEEEELGVRVQAIRGLPLFCKDTPEQIAKIVDILVQLLAAEEFVERDAVHKALMSLLRQDVKVSLTALFKHIGSVDEPSTDEFIREKVLTFIREKVFPIKSELLKPQEEMERHITDLIKKSLEDVTGAEFRMFMDFLKSLSIFGEKAPPERMKELIGIIEGQADLDAQFNVSDADHIDRLISCLFMALPFVVRGASSSKFLNYLNKHILPVSDKLPDERRLDLLKALAEVSPYTTPQDSRQILPSVVQLLKKNMPRRKTGEEFNFTYVECLLYTFHHLSHKVPNATNSLCGYKIVTGQPSDRLGEDFSEQYKEFTERLSYVEELTRATMKKLTQGMAEKNKAMAAAKSDEAKDSIVS, from the exons ATGACAGACCCCTCCGACGAGGCCAAGAACATCGAGAAGCTCTACGAGTTCGGCGAGCGACTCAATGAGTCCAAGGACAAGTCCCAG AATGTGGCTGATTACCAGGGGATTATTGATGCGGCCAAGACGAGCATCAAGGCCAAACAGTTGGCTGCGCAGCTTATTCCTAGGTTCTTCAAGTTCTTCCCCGACCTTTCGGAGTCTGCCATCTATACCCACATTGATttgattgaagaagaagagctcgGG GTTCGAGTTCAAGCTATTCGGGGCCTTCCCCTTTTCTGCAAGGATACACCTGAGCAGATTGCAAAAATTGTAGACATTCTTGTGCAACTCCTTGCCGCTg AGGAATTTGTGGAGCGTGATGCTGTGCATAAAGCACTTATGTCCCTTTTGAGGCAAGATGTGAAAG TTTCTTTGACAGCCTTATTCAAGCACATTGGGAGTGTTGATGAACCAAGCACAGATGAGTTTATTCGTGAGAAGGTTTTAACCTTTATTCGAGAGAAG GTGTTTCCAATTAAATCTGAACTTTTGAAGCCTCAGGAGGAAATGGAAAGGCATATTACTGACTTGATAAAAAAG AGTTTAGAAGATGTAACTGGGGCAGAATTTAGAATGTTTATGGACTTCTTAAAAAGTTTGAGCATTTTCGGGGAGAAAGCTCCTCCTGAACGCATGAAAGAACTAATTGGTATTATTGAAGGACAAGCTGATTTAGATGCCCAATTCAAT GTTTCAGATGCAGATCATATTGACAGGTTGATATCTTGCTTGTTCATGGCTCTGCCATTTGTTGTG AGGGGTGCGTCAAGCAGCAAATTCCTCAACTATTTGAACAAACACATCCTTCCTGTTTCAGATAAG CTTCCTGACGAACGAAGGCTAGATTTGCTCAAAGCCCTTGCAGAAGTTTCACCTTACACAACTCCACAAGATTCACGTCAGATTCTTCCTTCTGTTGTTCAGCTGTTAAAG aaaaacaTGCCTCGGAGAAAGACTGGAGAGGAGTTTAACTTCACTTATGTAGAATGCTTGTTGTACACATTTCATCATCTTTCTCACAAG gttccaaatgctactAACAGTCTATGCGGTTACAAGATAGTGACTGGACAACCATCAGATAGGCTTGGGGAGGACTTTTCGGAGCAGTATAAGGAATTTACTGAGAG GTTGAGTTATGTTGAGGAGTTAACTAGGGCCACCATGAAGAAATTAACCCAGGGAATGGCTGAAAAGAACAAAGCTATGGCAGCTGCAAAATCTGACGAAGCGAAGGATAGCATTGTGAGTTGA
- the LOC117624200 gene encoding uncharacterized protein LOC117624200 yields the protein MIVFPFYLCFSFKFRNLLEKRRKNSFYVSTRPIRTLDPWNRRNANAVIEKAAILIASTNTPARYKETWRNILNKYKQRIILDAGKLREKHPNCIPVTVDKDARSDIHDIDTKKCIGCLQSMRKIRMKMDFFTSPTVEKRVCGSNEEQQEFS from the exons ATGATTGTGTTTCCTTTCTATTTATGCTTTTCATTTAAGTTTAGAAATTTgttagaaaaaagaaggaaaaactcATTTTATGTGTCCACGAGGCCCATTCGAACTTTAGACCCTTGGAATAGGAGAAATGCCAATGCG GTTATAGAGAAGGCTGCGATTTTGATTGCAAGTACCAACACTCCTGCCAGGTACAAGGAGACATGGAG GAATATTTTGAACAAATACAAAcaacgtattattttagatgcTGGGAAACTGCGGGAGAAGCATCCAAATTGTATACCA GTGACTGTGGACAAGGATGCAAGGAGTGACATTCATGACATTGACACTAAGAA GTGCATTGGATGTCTACAATCGATGAGGAAAATAAGGATGAAGATGGATTTCTTCACATCACCTACAGTGGAGAAGAGAGTGTGTGGATCCAATGAGGAACAGCAAGAATTCTCTTAA
- the LOC117624071 gene encoding apoptosis inhibitor 5-like protein API5 isoform X1 encodes MTDPSDEAKNIEKLYEFGERLNESKDKSQNVADYQGIIDAAKTSIKAKQLAAQLIPRFFKFFPDLSESAIYTHIDLIEEEELGVRVQAIRGLPLFCKDTPEQIAKIVDILVQLLAAEEFVERDAVHKALMSLLRQDVKVSLTALFKHIGSVDEPSTDEFIREKVLTFIREKVFPIKSELLKPQEEMERHITDLIKKSLEDVTGAEFRMFMDFLKSLSIFGEKAPPERMKELIGIIEGQADLDAQFNVSDADHIDRLISCLFMALPFVVRGASSSKFLNYLNKHILPVSDKLPDERRLDLLKALAEVSPYTTPQDSRQILPSVVQLLKKNMPRRKTGEEFNFTYVECLLYTFHHLSHKVPNATNSLCGYKIVTGQPSDRLGEDFSEQYKEFTERLSYVEELTRATMKKLTQGMAEKNKAMAAAKSDEAKDSIKTEKQNTTTGLRTCNNILAMTKTLHSKTPSFIGDKSINLSWKEVTKPVVPSNTPATGTKRPANPANGPGNMTSKKGRGGGGLQNQLVNRAFEGLSHGGRSGGGGRSRGRGWGGRGRGRGYR; translated from the exons ATGACAGACCCCTCCGACGAGGCCAAGAACATCGAGAAGCTCTACGAGTTCGGCGAGCGACTCAATGAGTCCAAGGACAAGTCCCAG AATGTGGCTGATTACCAGGGGATTATTGATGCGGCCAAGACGAGCATCAAGGCCAAACAGTTGGCTGCGCAGCTTATTCCTAGGTTCTTCAAGTTCTTCCCCGACCTTTCGGAGTCTGCCATCTATACCCACATTGATttgattgaagaagaagagctcgGG GTTCGAGTTCAAGCTATTCGGGGCCTTCCCCTTTTCTGCAAGGATACACCTGAGCAGATTGCAAAAATTGTAGACATTCTTGTGCAACTCCTTGCCGCTg AGGAATTTGTGGAGCGTGATGCTGTGCATAAAGCACTTATGTCCCTTTTGAGGCAAGATGTGAAAG TTTCTTTGACAGCCTTATTCAAGCACATTGGGAGTGTTGATGAACCAAGCACAGATGAGTTTATTCGTGAGAAGGTTTTAACCTTTATTCGAGAGAAG GTGTTTCCAATTAAATCTGAACTTTTGAAGCCTCAGGAGGAAATGGAAAGGCATATTACTGACTTGATAAAAAAG AGTTTAGAAGATGTAACTGGGGCAGAATTTAGAATGTTTATGGACTTCTTAAAAAGTTTGAGCATTTTCGGGGAGAAAGCTCCTCCTGAACGCATGAAAGAACTAATTGGTATTATTGAAGGACAAGCTGATTTAGATGCCCAATTCAAT GTTTCAGATGCAGATCATATTGACAGGTTGATATCTTGCTTGTTCATGGCTCTGCCATTTGTTGTG AGGGGTGCGTCAAGCAGCAAATTCCTCAACTATTTGAACAAACACATCCTTCCTGTTTCAGATAAG CTTCCTGACGAACGAAGGCTAGATTTGCTCAAAGCCCTTGCAGAAGTTTCACCTTACACAACTCCACAAGATTCACGTCAGATTCTTCCTTCTGTTGTTCAGCTGTTAAAG aaaaacaTGCCTCGGAGAAAGACTGGAGAGGAGTTTAACTTCACTTATGTAGAATGCTTGTTGTACACATTTCATCATCTTTCTCACAAG gttccaaatgctactAACAGTCTATGCGGTTACAAGATAGTGACTGGACAACCATCAGATAGGCTTGGGGAGGACTTTTCGGAGCAGTATAAGGAATTTACTGAGAG GTTGAGTTATGTTGAGGAGTTAACTAGGGCCACCATGAAGAAATTAACCCAGGGAATGGCTGAAAAGAACAAAGCTATGGCAGCTGCAAAATCTGACGAAGCGAAGGATAGCATT AAAACGGAAAAGCAGAATACTACAACTGGGTTGCGAACCTGCAATAACATATTGGCAATGACAAAG ACTCTGCATTCAAAAACGCCCTCATTTATTGGAGACAAGAGCATCAACCTATCTTGGAAAGAAGTGACAAAACCTGTTGTGCCCTCTAACACACCTGCCACAGG AACAAAACGACCTGCTAATCCTGCCAATGGACCTGGGAATATGACTTCAAAGAAAGGCCGTGGAGGTGGCGGCTTACAAAATCAGCTTGTCAATAGAGCATTTGAAGGTTTATCTCATGGTGGAAGAAGCGGGGGTGGGGGAAGGAGCAGAGGCAGGGGGTGGGGTGGACGTGGAAGGGGAAGGGGTTACAGGTAG
- the LOC117626354 gene encoding E3 ubiquitin-protein ligase At1g12760-like, translating into MLGSNLQPPSSSDATSPLLSHSIADNLVRSRRLIRRPPRPLRGAARFLRRASSRRMMLREPSVRVREAAAEQLEERQSDWAYSRPIIVLDLLWNAGLLGIAIGVLWLSREESPLVPLRTWIVGYAFQCLVHMACVGVECTRRRRVGDVAVAEESPRWENSSGSGSDDGEDYGIEQSVDYAGTSVAKHLESANTVFSFIWWILGFYWVTAGGESLIRDSPQLYWICITFLALDVVFVVICIAVASLIGIAVCFCLPCIIAILYVVTDQEGATKEEIDHLPKYKFRTISDFEKVNGEIQESFGGIMTECDTNTPTEHVLSQEDAECCICLCAYDDGTELRELPCHHHFHCTCIDKWLQINATCPLCKFNILKSVSQSGSEEV; encoded by the exons atgttgGGCTCAAACCTCCAACCCCCATCTTCCTCCGATGCCACATCACCACTTCTAAGCCACTCGATCGCCGACAACCTCGTGCGAAGCAGGCGGCTCATCCGGCGCCCGCCGAGGCCTCTCCGCGGAGCAGCTCGCTTCCTACGGCGAGCCAGCAGCCGCCGTATGATGCTGCGCGAGCCGTCGGTCCGAGTCCGCGAGGCAGCGGCGGAGCAGCTGGAGGAGCGACAAAGCGACTGGGCCTACTCGCGGCCCATTATCGTATTGGACCTCTTGTGGAACGCTGGGCTTCTGGGGATTGCCATTGGGGTGCTGTGGCTGAGCCGTGAAGAGAGCCCCTTGGTGCCTTTGAGGACTTGGATTGTTGGATACGCCTTTCAGTGCCTGGTCCACATGGCCTGCGTAGGCGTGGAGTGCACGCGGCGGAGGCGCGTGGGTGATGTTGCGGTGGCGGAAGAGAGTCCTCGTTGGGAAAATTCTTCTGGGTCTGGGAGTGATGATGGTGAGGACTATGGAATTGAACAGAGCGTGGACTATGCTGGCACCag TGTTGCAAAACATTTGGAGTCAGCAAATACGGTGTTTTCGTTCATCTGGTGGATCCTTGGGTTCTACTGGGTGACCGCTGGTGGTGAAAGTTTGATAAGAGACTCCCCTCAATTGTACTG GATTTGTATCACTTTTCTTGCTTTGGATGTGGTTTTTGTTGTGATCTGCATTGCCGTTGCATCTCTCATTGGCATTGCCGTTTGCTTCTGTCTCCCCTGCATCATTGCTATCTTGTATGTTGTGACAGATCAG GAAGGAGCAACAAAGGAAGAGATCGACCATTTGCCAAAGTACAAGTTCCGCACGATATCTGATTTTGAGAAAGTTAATGGTGAGATTCAAGAATCTTTTGGAGGAATAATGACTGAATGTGATACTAATACGCCCACTGAACATGTTCTCTCCCAAGAGGATGCT GAATGTTGCATCTGCCTTTGTGCCTATGATGATGGAACTGAACTGCGTGAACTTCCTTGCCATCACCATTTCCACTGCACCTGCATAGACAAATGGCTACAGATCAATGCCACCTGTCCACTCTGCAAGTTCAACATTTTGAAGTCTGTCAGCCAAAGTGGCAGTGAAGAGGTATAA